GGATTTCGATGACCGACACCGCGGCGTTTCGCCTCGGCGAGAACATCGCGGCGACACCGGGCAAGGTGGTGGCACGCAACGACCTGATGGAACTGATCCAATACGAGCCGTTGACCGCCGACGTCGCCAAACGCCCGCTCCTGGTGGTGCCGCCGTGGATCAACAAGTACTACGTGCTTGATCTGCAGCCGAAGAATTCGTTTCTGCGCTGGACGGTGGAGCAGGGTCAGACGGTGTTCGTCATATCCTGGGTCAACCCCGACGCGTCGCTCGCCCACAAGAGTTTCGACGATTACCTGCGCGAGGGCCCGCTCGCGGCCATGGACGCGATCGCCAAGGCGACCGGGGAAAAAGACGTCAACCTTGTCGGCTATTGCATTGGCGGCACCCTCGCGGCGTCGACCGCGGCGTGGTTGGCGGCGAAGAAAGATCGCCGGCTTGCCTCGCTGACGCTGCTCACCACCATGCTCGATTTTACCGACGCGGGCGAACTCGCCGTCTTCATCGACGAGGATCAACTCGCTCGGCTCGACGCGCACATGGACCGCAAGGGCTATCTCGACGGCCATCAAATGGCGCGGGTGTTCAATCTGATGCGCGACAACGACCTGATATGGTCTTTCGTAATCAACAATTATTTCTTGGGGCGCGAACCGCCGCCGTTCGACTTGCTCTATTGGAACGCCGACAGCACCCGCATGCCGGCGATGATGCACAAGTTCTATCTGCGCAAGATGTACCTGGAGAACAAACTGATCGAGCCCGGCGCATTGACGTTGGCGGGTGTTCCGCTCGATCTCGGCCGCATCCAAATTCCGACTTACGTGCTGGCGACGCGCGAAGACCACATCGCGCCGTGGAAGTCTGTTTACGCCGCGACTCGCGTGCTGGGCGGCCCGGTCCGCTTCGCGCTTGCCGCATCCGGCCATATCGCCGGGGTCATCAATCCGCCAGCCGCGAACAAGTACGGCTTCTGGCTGAACACGCAGACGCCGAAAACCCCCGAAGCCTGGCTCGCGGGCGCGACCGCGCACGACGGCTCGTGGTGGACCGATTGGATGCGCTGGCTCGGCGAGTTCGCGGACGGCCGCCACCCCGCGCGCATTCCGGGCAAGGACGGGCTCGAGGCCCTCGGGCCGGCGCCCGGCGACTACGTCAAGACGCGGGCCTGAGGCCGGCGCAATGCAATCCCCGCGCGATCGCGACGAGGCGATGGAACTTGTAGCCGCGATCGGCCGCGATTTCGCCTCGACGCTCGACATTGACCAAACGCTCGGCGCCGCGCTGCGTCGCATCGCCAGCCACGTCGAGGCCGAGGCCGGCGCGCTTTTCATGCTCGATCCGAGCGGGACGAAATTGCGCTGCCATGCCTCGGTCGGGCCGGTCGATATCGTCGGGCTGACCATCGCCGCCGACCAGGGCATTGCCGGCCGCGCGGTCAGCTGCAACGCCTGCGAAATCGTCCGCGACGTCAGCCGCGATCCCCAGTTCAATCGTTCGGTCGACGCGAAGACCGGGTTCACCACGCGCTCGATCCTATGTGCGCCGCTCAGCGTCAAGGACGAGCGCATCGGCGCGATCCAGCTCGTCAACAAGCGCGGCGGTGACGGCCTGTTCGACGACGACGATTTGCACCTACTCGAGGCGCTGGCATCCTCAGCCGCGCTCGCCATCCTGAATGCGCGCATGGCGGCCGAACTGGTCGAACAGGAGCGCGTCCGGCGCGAACTCGAGCTGGCCGCCGAAATTCAACGTTCGCTGTTGCCCGAGGCGCCGGCCGATGACTTTCCGGTTCACGGAATCAATCATCCCGCTCGCACCGTTTCGGGCGACTTCTACGATTTCTTTCCGCTGCCCGACGGGCGCATCTGCTTCGCCCTCGGCGACGTGTCCGGCAAGGGGATCAACGCCGCGCTTTTGATGGCCAAGGCGGCAAGTCTGTTCCGCTGCCTCGGCAAAACCATTCATCAGCCGGGCCGGTTGCTGGCCCGGATCAACGCCGAAATCGCCGAAACCGCGACGCTAGGCATGTTCATCACCATGATCGTCGGCATCTACGATCCGCGCACCGGATTGGTCCGGTTCAGCAACGCCGGGCACGAGCCGCTCCAACTCCATTCGCCCGACGGAACGTTCGTCGAATTCGCGGCGGAAATGCCCCCGGTCGGCGTCGTTCCCGGCGAGCCGGACGAGTCGTTCCCCGAGGTCGCGGTTCCGCTCGGCGGAGGGGCGCTGTATGCGTTCACTGACGGTGTGACCGAGGGCTACGTCGATTCCGGCCGAGAACTCGGCCTCGACGGCTTGAAGGCGATGTTGACCCGCGCACCGTCCGAATCCGTCCAACGGCGGATTTCACGGGTGGCGGAGTCCCTGACCGGTTCGCAGGCGGTCCTGCGCGACGACGTTACCCTGCTGGCCGTCGACGACCGCGTCGCCGCCGCCCGACGCGCCGACCGGTCTTCGCCCGCGTCGGCGGAACTTGATGCCGAGGCCATCACGGTCCTGAGTCTGCGAACCCCGGCGGTGGCCGACCGGCTGCGTCTGATACGGGCGGTGGTCGGCGAGGCCAGTCGCTTGGCGGGCTGTTCCGACGGCGTCGCCAAGGACGTGACGCTGGCCGTCGACGAAGCCTGTCAAAACATCATTCGCCACGCCTACAAAGACATCCCCGACGGCGAGATCGTCGTTGAAATCATCCGCGATGGTAAAAAATTAATCTTATTTCTCAAAGACTTCGCGCCCACGATCGATCCCAACACCGTTCGTCCGAGAAATCTTGAAGATATTCGGCCGGGCGGGCTTGGCACCCATCTAATACGGGAGATAATGGACGAGGTCGCATTTCTGGACCCGCCGTCGAACGGGGGCAACGTGCTGCGACTGGCGAAGCGGATTGCTTGAGGGAAGAGGAGGATCGGATGAAGCACCGTGTGACGGAGAACGACGGGACGCTCGTCGTCGCCTTCGAAGGCGACGTCGACCTCAAGACGTCACCGGAAGCGCGCAAGGTGCTGCTTGAGACCGTTGCCCGCCACCTGCCGATAATTGTCGACCTCTCGGGCGTGCAGTACATCGACAGTTCCGGCGTCGCTTCGTTGATCGAGGCCTATCAAAAGGCGCGCAAGACCGGCCAGAAATTTGCCTTGGCGGCGGTAAGCGATAGCGCGTTGCGCGTTCTCAACCTCGCGCGCATGGACAAGGTCTTCACCATTTGCCCGAGCGTGGCCGACGGCCTCGCCAAGGTTCGTTGATCTTTCGCATGCCCGGCGATTCCGCCACGTCGTCGTTCGCCACCCGGGTCGAGAAAATCGGCCGCTCGGTCGTCACCGCGATCGAGGAAGTCGGCACCGCCGGGTCGCTGGTGGTCGAAAGCCTCTATTGGCTGGTGATGGGTCGCCGGCTGCGCCAGCCGGTCCGGCTGCCGTCGATCTTCCAGCAGATGATGGAGATCGGTATCCAGGCGATTCCGATCATCGGGCTGATGGCGGCAACCATCGGCATCATGCTGGCGATCCAGGGGATCCATACGCTCCGCATTTTCGGCGCGGAAACGCGCGTGACCATCGGCATCGCGCTCTCGATGACCCGCGAATTCGCGCCGCTGATCACCGGCATCCTGGTCGCCGGGCGATCCGGCTCGGCGCTCGCCGCGCGCATCGGCACCATGAAGATCAACCAGGAAATCGACGCTCTCTACGTCATGGGCATCAACCCGGTTCGTTTCCTGGTGGTGCCGGCGCTGCTCGGCACCGTAGTCATGGTGCCGTGCCTGACTTTCTTCAGCGACGTGGTCGGCTTGTTCGCCGCCGGCCTCTACGTCAACGCCGAACTCGGCATATCCCTGGCCGGGTATTTTGACGAGGTGAAGGAGATACTGTCGACCGATGACTTGATGCACGGGCTCGCGAAAAGCGCGTTGTTTGCCGTTTTGATCGCGGTCATCGGCGTGGTCAACGGCGCGGCGGTGACCGGCGGCGCCGAGGGAGTCGGACGGGTGACGACCCGCGCCGTGGTTCAGTCCATTTCCGCGATCGTGGTCACCGACATGGTGTTCGCTTTCGTCGTGACCCGTTGACGCCGCGCCCCGCCATGAACCCGAACATCAATACCGACGTCAAGCTGATCGAGGTCGACAACCTCGTGACCCACTACGGCAAGCGCATGATCCTCAAGGGCGTCAGCATGGACGTGCGCGAGGGCGAGATCATGGCCATCATGGGCGGCTCCGGCTCGGGCAAAAGCACCTTGTTGCGCCACCTGATGGCGCTCGAACGGCAGACCTCGGGCTTAATCCGCATTCTGGGGGAAGACGTTGCCCAACTCGGCCCGCGCGAGCTGGTGGAGTTGCGCAAGAAGACCGGCGTCGCCTTCCAAGGGGGCGCCCTGTTCAGTTCCATGACCGTCGGCGAGAACATTATGCTGCCGCTCTACGAGCACACCGACCTCGATCGCAAGACCATGGAAATCATGGCGCGCATGAAGCTCGAAGTCGTCAACCTGGCCGGATTCGAGAACCTGATGCCGTCCGAACTGTCGGGCGGCATGATCAAGCGCGCGGCAATGGCGCGCGCCATCGTCATGGACCCGAAGATCCTGTTCTGCGACGAACCCTCGGCCGGGCTCGATCCGGTGGTTTCCTCGGCGCTCGACGATCTGATCCTGCGTCTGCGCGATGCCATGCGCATGAGCGTGGTGGTCGTGACTCACGAGCTGGAAAGCGTATTTAAGATCGCCGACCGCGTCACCGTGCTCGACCAAGGCAAGATTTTGTTTATCGGCACGGTCGCGGAGCTGCGGGCACATCCGAGCGAGCGCATCCAGAACCTGCTCAACCGCCGGCCCGAGGACGCGGACCTCGACGTCGACGCCTATCTCACCCGCCTGACCGGCGAATCCGCCACCGGGACAGCCACCTTATGAAAGCAAGCCGTATCAACTACTTCGCGGTCGGGTTGTTCGTGATCGCCTCGATCGTCGGTCTGGTGGTGGCGATCGCTGTGCTCAGCGGGCGAACGGGCGCGACCGATCCCTATTATGCAATCTACCGCAACGTCACCGGCGTCAAGTTCGGAACCCAAGTGATGTACGAAGGCTATCCCATCGGTCAGGTCGAAACCGTGACCCCGGTTCCCGAGGCCGGCCGCATGACCTTTCGCGTCGATTTCGCCGTCCGCCAGGGCTGGCGCATTCCCGAGGACAGCGTCGCGACCATCGCCGCGCCGGGCTTGCTTGCGGCCATCACCATCAGCATCCAGGCGGGCCAATCGGCGAACGCGCTCAAGCCCGGCGGCCAGGTCAAAAGCCAGGAAGCGGCCAACATCATGGCGGTGGTGTCGTCGGTGGCGGGCGATCTCGGCCAGCTCGCCGAACAGAGCGTCAAGCCGCTGCTCGCCAACCTCAATCAAGTGACGACCGAAGTGCTTGCGATCCTCGAAAAGGACGGCAAGGGTCTGGTGCGCAACGCCGCCGCCATGATCGAGGATATCAACGCACGGGTTCCGGTCATCGCCGGCAACATTCAGGATTTCACCGACCGGATGAAAAAGAACAGCGAAGAAATCAGCGCGCTGCTCTCGCCCGAGAACCGCGAAAAGCTCGAGCGTACCATCGTCAACCTCGACAAGGCGGCTCATGAACTGGACCAGCTCGCCGCGCTCTCGCGCGGGTTGGTCGCCGACAATCGCGCCGACGTGCGCTACGTGATCGAATCGATCACGCGCCACGTCGATTCGATCAATCAAAACCTGGAGGGCGCGGCGCGCAACATGTTCGAATTCAGCCGCCAGATCCGACAGAATCCGGGCCTGTTGATGGGCGGTACGCCGCCCAAGGACACGGCGCCCGCGCGCTGAGGAGCGATTCCCGATGACATCCATCTTCCGACCGGCGCTGTTGTTGGCCTTCGCGCTCGCGGCCTGCGCCCAACCCGAGGTTCCGGCCGACAGCTATTATCGGCTTCAGGCGGCACCGCCGGCGCCGAGGGCGACACCGCTCCTCAAGGGTACGATCGAGGTCAACCGCTTCAGCGCCGACGGCCTCGTCGCCGGGCGGCCGATCGTCTACACCGAGCCCGACCAGCCGCACCGGGTGCGGGAATACAACTACCATTTTTGGATCGAGCCGCCGCCGGTTCTTCTGCGCGACCAACTGGTCGCCTTTCTGCGCGCCGGACGCATCGCCGACATGGTAACGACGCCGGAGGTGCGCGCCTCGGCCAATTACGTGCTGACCGGGCGGATCATTCGCCTCGAAAAGGTCGAGGGCACGAGCCCGCAAGGCGTGCTGGAAGTCGAGCTTGCGGTGCGCCGCGCCGACGGCCGCCTCGTCCTGCTCGAGGTCTACAAGGCAAGTGTTGCCGCCGACAACAATTCGGTCGAGGCGGCGGTGCGGGCGCTCAACAAGGCGCTCGATGCGGCCTACGCCCAGTTCGTCGCCGATCTCGCGCGCAAGTGAACGCCCGGCGTCCTACCATTCCCGATTCCGGAAAGATCGTTCGTCTGACCATCGAAGGTCTGGGCGGCCTCGGCGACGGCATCGGGCGCCGTGAAGGCGTGCCGGTCTACGTGCCGCTCACGGCACCCGGCGACGTGGCCGACGTGCTGATCGGTAGCCCTCGTGGCGACGGGGTCGCGGGACGCCTGATGACGTTGGTCAAACCGGGCGCGGATCGCCGGCTTCCGCCGTGCCCCCATTACGGCGAATGCGGCGGCTGCGCGGTTCAGCACTTGGTCCCCGAAGCCTACGCCCGCTGGAAAGGCGGCCTCGTCGGCGACGCGCTCGCGCGCCAGGGAGTGACGGCCAAGATCGATCCAATGCTATCGCCGGCACCCGACGATCCGGCCGCGCTTCGCCGCCGCGCGACATTCGCCGCCGAAGCGCGCGAGGGCGCGGTCGCGACCGGATTCAACGCTCGCGCCACGCGGCGCATTGTTCCGATTGCGAACTGCCTGCTGTTGACGGAAAGGCTCAACCGGCTTCTACCGGCGTTGCCGGAGTTGATGGGCGCGTTTCTGGCGGCGGGCGAGCGCGGCCAGGCCGCGGCGACCGACGTGGACGGCGCGCTCGACGTGTTAGCGGTCGCCGCGCGCGAGCCGGGCGCACGCGCGCGTGCGCGCATCGCCGACTTGGCCACCCGCCACGGCGTGGCGCGCGTTTCCTGGCGTGACGCCGATTCCGGCGCCCCTCCCGAAACCGTGGTCCAGCGTGCCCCCTGCCGGTTCATCCTCGGCGGCGCGGAGATGGAATTTCCCCCGGGCGGCTTTCTCCAGCCGAGCGCCTGGGGCGAGATGACCCTGCAACGGCTGGTGGTCGAAGGTATGGGGCGCGCGCGTCGCGTCGCCGATCTCTTCGCCGGGATCGGCACGTTTTCGCTGCCGTTGGCCTTGGACCCCGACAATATGCGCCGGAAGGTCGCCGCATTCGAGCGCGAGCCGGGACTCGCCGAAGCGCTGCGCCGAGGCGCTAACCGCGCCTGTCTCGCCGGCCGGCTCTCGGTCACGGGCCGCGACCTCGATCGCCGCCCGCTGCTTGCGGACGAACTCGGCGATTTTGATGCGGTCGTGCTCGATCCGCCCCGCACCGGGGCCAAGGCGCAATGCCAGATCCTCGCTCGCGTCCGAGGCCTGCGTCGCCTCGTGATGGTGTCGTGCAACCCCGCCACTTTTGCGCGCGACGCCCGAATTTTGGCGGACGGCAGCTGGACGCTCGAGCGGGCGACGCCGGTCGATCAGTTCCTCTATTCCGCGCATCTGGAGCTGGTGGCGATTTTTTCCAGACTCAATTGATCGCCGGAGCGGGTTCCGCCAGATGGCGGAACAGGCCGGGATCGCGGATAACCAGGACGCGGTGTTCAAACGCGATCAGGCCCTGGCGCCGCCACCGGCCGAGCTGTTTGTTGACGCTTTCGCGCGACATGCCGATCAACTGGCCGAGATCGCGCTGGCTGAGCCGACATTCGATCCGGAGGCCCTCTGGCGACGACCGGCCGTGATGATCGGCAAGCTGCAGCAGGCTGCGCGCGAGCCGGGGCGCGAGGCCGAGCGCCGAATCCTCCACCTTCTGGCCGGTGCGCCGGAGGCGCGCGCACAACGTCGTCATCAGCCGGATGGCGATGTCGGGATGGCCGGCGAGAAAAGGAATGAAGTCGCGCCGGTCGATGAACAGGATTTCGCACGCGTCGAGGGCGGTGGCATCGACCGAGCGCGCTTGGCCGTCGAGCAGCGCGATCTCGCCGAAAATTTCGCCGGGCTTGACGATGCCGAAGGCAAGCTCGCGCCCGCTCGCGGCGCGGGCCCCCAGTTTCACATGCCCGGCCAGCACCGCCATCATGCCGTTGCCGTAGTCGCCCTTGCGCCAGACCACCTCGCGCGCGGCGTAGCGGGTGACGCGGGCGAGCGCGAGCACCTTGTCGAGTTCGCCCGCCGTCAGGTTCGCGAACAGGAAATTGCGGGCGATCAGGGCGCGCCGGGATTCCCAACTGCCGTGTTGCACCGCGTTCTCCTCCGCCTTTCGCACCCGCACAACGGGCGCCGGTCAATACCTTGAAAAACCTGGTTCCGGCCGACGCCAACGGAACGACGCTATTTTAGCGGAATTTCGCGAATTGTGAACCGCTTCACACACGGCGCCAGAGTCTTCATTTACCGTCGGTCCCAAGCCGGGCCTATCCGGCGAGGGATGGGGAGAGCACATGGCCAGCGAAACGAACGTTGCGACCGCGACCGCGCCTTCGGGCACGGCGGGTCCTTTCGACTTTATTGCCGAAAACATCCGCAAGGCGGGCGGCAATCCGAAACGAGTCCTGATCGGGTTTTTCGCCGCGTGGATCGCGTTCGCGCTGATCCTCTGGGTGCTGCCCGCGCCCAAGGGACTGAGCAAGGAGGGCATGGCGGTCCTCGCTATCGTCGTGTGGGCGAGCGTGATGTGGGTTACCGAGGCGATGCCGGTCGGTATCACCGGCATGGGCATCCCGACGCTACTGATCATGACCAAGGCGTTTCCCTGGGACAAGGGCAATCCGCCGCTACGCGACGCGCTTTCGGGCTTCGTCGGCCCGGTCGTCTGGCTCTGCCTGTTCGCCTTCCTGGTTGCGGCAATCATGCAGCTCCTGAAGCTCGACCGGCGGATCGCACTCGCCATCCTCGATTGGATCAAGGCCAACAACGTCGGTCGCGTGATCTGGGGTTTCTTTTACGTCAATATCGTTCTTTCTTTCCTGATTCCGGCGGCGAACGCGCGCGCCGCGACGCTGCTGCCGGTAATCAACGGCATCTGCGATCTCTTGGGCGACTCGGATCGCGAGAAGGACGCCAAGAAGGCGATCGTCATCCAGGCGATGGTCTACGGCTCGATGATCTGCGGCGTGTTCATCATGACCGCGCACCTGCCCAACCTGATTATGGTCGATCTGTTCGAGAAAGCTGGATTTCGAATCGGCTACCTGCAATGGGCACTGCTGCAGTTCCCGTATCTCGGCATGTTCGCTCTGACTCAGATGTGGGTGCGTTACCACTTTAAGACCGGCGGCGTCGAGGTCGCCGGCGGCCACGCCCGCATCCATGCCATGCACCGGGATCTCGGTCCGATGAGCCGCGCCGAATGGACGCTGCTCATCCTGTTCGGGATTGTGGCGCTCGCCTTCCTGTTCGGGCGTGGCAATCCGATTTACGAATTGCATCGCCTGCCGCTCGGCGTCATCGGCCTGATCGGGATGCTGATCCTGTTCATTCCCGGCCTGTTCCCATTCACTTGGCGCCAAGTCCAGGCCAACACTATGTGGGGCACCTTCCTTCTGCTCGGCGGCGCCATCACCATGACCAGCGCCATGACCAAGTCGGGGTTGGCCAAGTGGTTCGCCGACGGCATC
This window of the Rhodospirillales bacterium genome carries:
- a CDS encoding MCE family protein is translated as MKASRINYFAVGLFVIASIVGLVVAIAVLSGRTGATDPYYAIYRNVTGVKFGTQVMYEGYPIGQVETVTPVPEAGRMTFRVDFAVRQGWRIPEDSVATIAAPGLLAAITISIQAGQSANALKPGGQVKSQEAANIMAVVSSVAGDLGQLAEQSVKPLLANLNQVTTEVLAILEKDGKGLVRNAAAMIEDINARVPVIAGNIQDFTDRMKKNSEEISALLSPENREKLERTIVNLDKAAHELDQLAALSRGLVADNRADVRYVIESITRHVDSINQNLEGAARNMFEFSRQIRQNPGLLMGGTPPKDTAPAR
- a CDS encoding STAS domain-containing protein encodes the protein MKHRVTENDGTLVVAFEGDVDLKTSPEARKVLLETVARHLPIIVDLSGVQYIDSSGVASLIEAYQKARKTGQKFALAAVSDSALRVLNLARMDKVFTICPSVADGLAKVR
- a CDS encoding class I SAM-dependent RNA methyltransferase; translation: MNARRPTIPDSGKIVRLTIEGLGGLGDGIGRREGVPVYVPLTAPGDVADVLIGSPRGDGVAGRLMTLVKPGADRRLPPCPHYGECGGCAVQHLVPEAYARWKGGLVGDALARQGVTAKIDPMLSPAPDDPAALRRRATFAAEAREGAVATGFNARATRRIVPIANCLLLTERLNRLLPALPELMGAFLAAGERGQAAATDVDGALDVLAVAAREPGARARARIADLATRHGVARVSWRDADSGAPPETVVQRAPCRFILGGAEMEFPPGGFLQPSAWGEMTLQRLVVEGMGRARRVADLFAGIGTFSLPLALDPDNMRRKVAAFEREPGLAEALRRGANRACLAGRLSVTGRDLDRRPLLADELGDFDAVVLDPPRTGAKAQCQILARVRGLRRLVMVSCNPATFARDARILADGSWTLERATPVDQFLYSAHLELVAIFSRLN
- a CDS encoding ABC transporter ATP-binding protein; protein product: MNPNINTDVKLIEVDNLVTHYGKRMILKGVSMDVREGEIMAIMGGSGSGKSTLLRHLMALERQTSGLIRILGEDVAQLGPRELVELRKKTGVAFQGGALFSSMTVGENIMLPLYEHTDLDRKTMEIMARMKLEVVNLAGFENLMPSELSGGMIKRAAMARAIVMDPKILFCDEPSAGLDPVVSSALDDLILRLRDAMRMSVVVVTHELESVFKIADRVTVLDQGKILFIGTVAELRAHPSERIQNLLNRRPEDADLDVDAYLTRLTGESATGTATL
- a CDS encoding ABC transporter permease — encoded protein: MPGDSATSSFATRVEKIGRSVVTAIEEVGTAGSLVVESLYWLVMGRRLRQPVRLPSIFQQMMEIGIQAIPIIGLMAATIGIMLAIQGIHTLRIFGAETRVTIGIALSMTREFAPLITGILVAGRSGSALAARIGTMKINQEIDALYVMGINPVRFLVVPALLGTVVMVPCLTFFSDVVGLFAAGLYVNAELGISLAGYFDEVKEILSTDDLMHGLAKSALFAVLIAVIGVVNGAAVTGGAEGVGRVTTRAVVQSISAIVVTDMVFAFVVTR
- a CDS encoding DASS family sodium-coupled anion symporter, which produces MASETNVATATAPSGTAGPFDFIAENIRKAGGNPKRVLIGFFAAWIAFALILWVLPAPKGLSKEGMAVLAIVVWASVMWVTEAMPVGITGMGIPTLLIMTKAFPWDKGNPPLRDALSGFVGPVVWLCLFAFLVAAIMQLLKLDRRIALAILDWIKANNVGRVIWGFFYVNIVLSFLIPAANARAATLLPVINGICDLLGDSDREKDAKKAIVIQAMVYGSMICGVFIMTAHLPNLIMVDLFEKAGFRIGYLQWALLQFPYLGMFALTQMWVRYHFKTGGVEVAGGHARIHAMHRDLGPMSRAEWTLLILFGIVALAFLFGRGNPIYELHRLPLGVIGLIGMLILFIPGLFPFTWRQVQANTMWGTFLLLGGAITMTSAMTKSGLAKWFADGIQGTVAGMPWWGVLLVLMLGTHVIRIGMLSNVAAIAMLAPIIFAMAPKLDLHPVALTLLVCDTDTFAYILPTQITAAVIAYGTDRFSTTDYAKVGWLSILIAIAYGIVVMAPWYALLGIPVWNPKAPWPF
- a CDS encoding Crp/Fnr family transcriptional regulator; translation: MRVRKAEENAVQHGSWESRRALIARNFLFANLTAGELDKVLALARVTRYAAREVVWRKGDYGNGMMAVLAGHVKLGARAASGRELAFGIVKPGEIFGEIALLDGQARSVDATALDACEILFIDRRDFIPFLAGHPDIAIRLMTTLCARLRRTGQKVEDSALGLAPRLARSLLQLADHHGRSSPEGLRIECRLSQRDLGQLIGMSRESVNKQLGRWRRQGLIAFEHRVLVIRDPGLFRHLAEPAPAIN
- the phaC gene encoding class I poly(R)-hydroxyalkanoic acid synthase, whose product is DPAQRRKAEFYLRLIADALAPTNFPSTNPKVQRAIAAEKGANLVRGLDHFLGDLEKGEGRLRISMTDTAAFRLGENIAATPGKVVARNDLMELIQYEPLTADVAKRPLLVVPPWINKYYVLDLQPKNSFLRWTVEQGQTVFVISWVNPDASLAHKSFDDYLREGPLAAMDAIAKATGEKDVNLVGYCIGGTLAASTAAWLAAKKDRRLASLTLLTTMLDFTDAGELAVFIDEDQLARLDAHMDRKGYLDGHQMARVFNLMRDNDLIWSFVINNYFLGREPPPFDLLYWNADSTRMPAMMHKFYLRKMYLENKLIEPGALTLAGVPLDLGRIQIPTYVLATREDHIAPWKSVYAATRVLGGPVRFALAASGHIAGVINPPAANKYGFWLNTQTPKTPEAWLAGATAHDGSWWTDWMRWLGEFADGRHPARIPGKDGLEALGPAPGDYVKTRA
- a CDS encoding ABC transporter; its protein translation is MTSIFRPALLLAFALAACAQPEVPADSYYRLQAAPPAPRATPLLKGTIEVNRFSADGLVAGRPIVYTEPDQPHRVREYNYHFWIEPPPVLLRDQLVAFLRAGRIADMVTTPEVRASANYVLTGRIIRLEKVEGTSPQGVLEVELAVRRADGRLVLLEVYKASVAADNNSVEAAVRALNKALDAAYAQFVADLARK
- a CDS encoding GAF domain-containing protein codes for the protein MQSPRDRDEAMELVAAIGRDFASTLDIDQTLGAALRRIASHVEAEAGALFMLDPSGTKLRCHASVGPVDIVGLTIAADQGIAGRAVSCNACEIVRDVSRDPQFNRSVDAKTGFTTRSILCAPLSVKDERIGAIQLVNKRGGDGLFDDDDLHLLEALASSAALAILNARMAAELVEQERVRRELELAAEIQRSLLPEAPADDFPVHGINHPARTVSGDFYDFFPLPDGRICFALGDVSGKGINAALLMAKAASLFRCLGKTIHQPGRLLARINAEIAETATLGMFITMIVGIYDPRTGLVRFSNAGHEPLQLHSPDGTFVEFAAEMPPVGVVPGEPDESFPEVAVPLGGGALYAFTDGVTEGYVDSGRELGLDGLKAMLTRAPSESVQRRISRVAESLTGSQAVLRDDVTLLAVDDRVAAARRADRSSPASAELDAEAITVLSLRTPAVADRLRLIRAVVGEASRLAGCSDGVAKDVTLAVDEACQNIIRHAYKDIPDGEIVVEIIRDGKKLILFLKDFAPTIDPNTVRPRNLEDIRPGGLGTHLIREIMDEVAFLDPPSNGGNVLRLAKRIA